One Drechmeria coniospora strain ARSEF 6962 chromosome 01, whole genome shotgun sequence genomic region harbors:
- a CDS encoding putative ABC transporter has translation MQPRPQFSRHRLSGEMDLYRQINTLAYKTLKIILVRHRVSTIYSALVLPILLSVYLGLGQNFNRPNSEFGIGHPRNVLALADALSQADGGRNTVALVDNGYAAGDVGRVIDTIAKIVAGAGKNATRLASEDELGYVCRSSIMGTSPCFGAVVFHSSPDQGTGGLWNYTLRADGGLGNRFKVGLESNDAEIYAMPLQRAVDAAIAGSSFPETTSQYPYTALTEDERQAKVRRQYQASFINYLSVSFLIALIGVCYHMPGLIATEREKGLSQLIDAMMPAEKSWHRQLARFISHHNAFILTYTPGWIAAAVICGVMIWKNTSVAILVVFFVLAGVAITSMSLLGASFFRKAQLSGVVTAVSWIVLGIIAQALTKPGTGAVVILSLLFTPCNFVFFITYVARYEQEGVGANLLRAPPNSPWNVPAVVLWVFLAIQVVVYPVVAAYLERKFHGVTTGVRNVPSELPKSAASEGRVDIVRVEHMTKTFHPTFLRRLFSFLSPSRSRDIVAVDDLTLTAKKGQILVLLGANGSGKSTTLDIIAGISNLSKGNVFIDVGGGLGVAPQKNVLWDELTVKDHIKIFNQLKSPTKYATEEETGALIDAIGLGQKTNALAGTLSGGQKRKLQLGMMLTGDSAVCCVDEVSSGIDPLSRRKIWDILLSERGNRTIIMTTHFLDEADLLADKIAILSKGRLRAEGSSAQLKDAFGAGYQVHVLNERASQRAPQIDGVRCQTTANSIKYTAPSSGLAAQVVRTLEAEGIPYQLSGPTIEDVFLNLAEEVEDKKVPPHSNEARPFVSMEKSPHEPKGANAFEDAEIGTLCLLTGRPVSLGKQIVVFLRKRLVIFKTNWVPYVAAFVIPIIAAAITQLLVRNEAPVGCTPIDQSSQNSNEDFADLIGEASVVAGPSSMFTSAVGDLFRPYFPAKSGGRGSDTGSGAGGNGEMSLGNATLSLVASLATFDSFITDNRKNTTPGGWWLGDSATTPTVAYKADELSMYTSVISQNLLDTMLANMSIATMYAHFDYPVAPFTGKALQLVVYFVLACSIYPGLFGLYPNIERRTKVRSLQYSSGARTLPVWSAHLIFDFSIILVSMGIVSVIFVATSNVWYHPAYLFPVFMLYGIVSIEVAYFFSLVCHSSLATYAATSVFQGVGFAVYVITYLFVLTYSPAASMNSNILIANWVISAIFPTGSLIRALFVALNTFSTTCDDDKLQAYPGAMTAYGGPILYLAVQAMLLFGLVIWLESGYGKLSTETAEQSKEVDDAEIANELVRVDGPGEHADGLRVVHLTKAFGKNTVVDNVTFGVPHGEVFALLGPNGAGKSTTIALIRGDVAPSRKGGDVFVEGASVNKNRALARQNLGVCPQFDAVDSMTVLEHLEHYARIRGITDVKHQLQAVICAVGLEAYANVTAHTLSGGNKRKLSLGIAITGNPSVLLLDEPSSGLDAAAKRIMWRTLEAIVPGRSILLTTHSMEEADALANRAGIVARRMLALGTTDGLRHRFGDTLHVHLVSRTAPHSSEEEMDRVRSWVLDTFVGAEVDQKTFHGQMRFSVPASSVTAMTRRELAKEEGPSNASGAIGRLLLMLEDHKSSLGIAHYSVGPTTLNEVFLAIVGQHEVVEEGYKRENGKTTPWWKKALWKS, from the coding sequence ATGCAACCTCGTCCGCAATTCAGCAGGCACAGGCTTTCAGGAGAGATGGATCTATACCGGCAGATCAACACGCTCGCCTACAAGACGCTCAAAatcatcctcgtccgccacCGCGTTTCCACCATCTACAGCGCCCTCGTCCTTCCCATACTCTTATCCGTCtatcttggcctcggccaaaACTTCAACAGGCCCAACTCGGAATTCGGAATCGGACACCCGCGAAACgttctcgctctcgccgacgccctctcCCAAGCGGATGGCGGCCGCAACACCGTTGCTCTAGTCGACAACGGCTATGCCGCCGGtgacgtcggccgcgtcatcGACACCATTGCCAAAATTGTAGCCGGCGCCGGGAAGAACGCGACGAGGTTGGCCAGCGAGGATGAGCTCGGCTACGTCTGCCGCAGCTCCATCATGGGAACCTCGCCCtgcttcggcgccgtcgtcttccaTTCATCTCCCGACCAAGGGACTGGCGGTCTCTGGAACTACACCTTGCgcgccgatggcggcctcggcaacCGGTTCAAGGTCGGCTTGGAATCCAACGACGCCGAGATATACGCCATGCCACTGCAGCGTgctgtcgatgccgccatcgccggaTCGTCCTTCCCCGAGACGACTTCGCAGTACCCGTACACAGCCCTGACGGAGGATGAGCGCCAGGCCAAAGTCCGACGGCAGTACCAGGCCTCCTTCATCAACTACCTTAGCGTATCCTTTCTCATCGCCCTCATCGGCGTCTGCTATCACATGCCGGGCCTCATCGCCACCGAGCGTGAAAAGGGCCTTTCCCAGCTCATCGACGCCATGATGCCGGCGGAGAAAAGCTGGCACCGTCAGTTGGCCCGCTTCATCTCCCACCACAACGCCTTTATCCTTACCTACACGCCCGGTTggatcgccgccgccgtcatctgcGGCGTTATGATCTGGAAAAACACGAGCGTGGCAATCTTggtcgtcttcttcgtcctcgccggcgtcgccatcaCCTCCATGTCACTCCTTGGCGCCTCCTTCTTCCGCAAGGCACAGCTGTCCGGCGTCGTCACTGCCGTCAGCTGGATTGTTCTCGGCATCATTGCCCAAGCGCTGACGAAACCCGGTactggcgccgtcgtcatcctgaGTCTGCTCTTTACGCCCTGCAATTTCGTCTTCTTCATCACTTACGTTGCCCGCTACGAGCAAGAAGGCGTCGGTGCCAATTTGCTCCGTGCGCCGCCCAACAGCCCCTGGAACGTGCCAGCCGTTGTTCTCTGGGTCTTTCTCGCCATTCAAGTCGTTGTTtatcccgtcgtcgccgcctacCTAGAGCGAAAATTCCACGGCGTCACGACGGGTGTTCGAAACGTCCCATCCGAACTCCCCAAGTCGGCGGCATCAGAGGGTCGAGTCGACATCGTGCGCGTCGAGCATATGACCAAAACTTTCCACCCCACCTTTTTGCGCCGCCTCTTCTCCTTTCTCTCTCCCTCGCGCTCCCGGGACATCGTCGCAGTCGACGACTTGACATTGACCGCCAAGAAGGGCCagatcctcgtcctcctcggcgccaacGGCAGTGGTAAAAGCACGACGCTCGACATCATCGCCGGCATCAGCAATCTTTCCAAGGGAAACGTCttcatcgacgtcggcggcggccttggtgTCGCGCCCCAGAAGAACGTCCTGTGGGACGAGCTCACGGTCAAGGACCACATCAAGATCTTCAACCAACTGAAATCTCCCACCAAGTATgcgaccgaggaggagacCGGCGCTTTgatcgacgccatcggcctcgggcAAAAGACCAACGCCTTAGCCGGGACCCTGTCTGGAGGTCAAAAGAGGAAGCTCCAGCTAGGTATGATGCTAACCGGCGACAGTGCCGTCTGCTGCGTCGATGAGGTGTCTTCTGGCATCGACCCCCTGTCACGGCGAAAGATATGGGACATCTTGCTGTCTGAACGCGGAAACAGAACGATCATCATGACGACGcacttcctcgacgaggccgacctcctcgccgacaagatTGCCATCCTGTCCAAGGGTCGACTGCGTGCCGAGGGCTCGTCCGCTCAGCTCAAGGATGCCTTCGGTGCCGGGTATCAGGTCCACGTTCTCAACGAGCGTGCCAGTCAGCGTGCTCCTCAAATAGACGGTGTTCGGTGTCAGACAACGGCCAACAGCATCAAGTACACTGCTCCGTCGTCTGGTCTCGCTGCCCAGGTTGTTCGCACCCTCGAGGCGGAAGGAATCCCGTACCAGCTCTCTGGTCCGACCATAGAAGATGTCTTTCTCAACCTGGCCGAGGAAGTAGAAGATAAAAAAGTCCCTCCTCATTCCAACGAGGCGCGTCCTTTTGTTTCGATGGAAAAATCTCCCCACGAACCCAAGGGGGCCAACGCCTTTGAGGATGCCGAAATTGGGACCTTGTGCTTGTTGACGGGACGTCCCGTTTCGTTGGGGAAGCAGATTGTCGTGTTTCTTCGCAAACGTCTTGTCATCTTTAAGACCAACTGGGTTCCCTATGTGGCTGCCTTTGTCATACCAATCATCGCTGCGGCCATCACCCAGCTCCTGGTCAGGAATGAGGCCCCAGTGGGATGCACCCCCATCGACCAGAGTAGCCAGAACTCCAACGAGGACTTTGCCGACTTGATCGGCGAGGCCAGTGTCGTCGCCGGTCCCTCTTCCATGTTCACCAGCGCTGTCGGCGACCTGTTCAGGCCCTACTTTCCAGCCAAATCCGGCGGGCGTGGAAGCGACACTGGCAGCGGTGCTGGCGGAAACGGTGAAATGTCCCTCGGCAACGCAACATTGTCGCTCGTCGCGTCTCTTGCCACCTTCGATTCCTTCATCACGGACAATCGCAAGAACACAACGCCCGGCGGCTGGTGGCTTGGCGATTCTGCCACTACACCGACCGTCGCCTATAAAGCGGACGAGTTGTCCATGTACACATCTGTCATCAGCCAGAACCTCCTCGACACGATGCTGGCCAACATGAGCATAGCGACGATGTATGCTCATTTCGACTATCCTGTCGCCCCCTTTACCGGGAAAGCCCTTCAGCTCGTCGTCTACTTCGTTCTGGCCTGTTCGATCTATCCAGGCCTTTTCGGCCTGTACCCGAACATCGAACGGCGCACGAAAGTCCGCAGCTTACAGTACTCGAGCGGTGCGCGAACCTTGCCCGTCTGGAGCGCCCACCTTATCTTTGACTTTTCCATCATTCTTGTTTCCATGGGCATCGTCAGCGTCATTTTCGTGGCGACTTCCAATGTCTGGTACCACCCAGCATATCTCTTCCCGGTCTTTATGCTGTATGGCATCGTCTCCATTGAGGTCGCCTACTTCTTTTCCCTTGTATGTCATAGTTCGCTGGCTACCTACGCCGCGACGTCCGTGTTTCAAGGTGTCGGATTTGCCGTATACGTCATCACCTACTTGTTCGTCCTCACGTACTCACCGGCTGCGTCGATGAACAGTAACATCCTCATTGCCAATTGGGTCATCTCGGCCATTTTCCCCACCGGATCCCTAATTCGAGCCCTTTTCGTCGCGCTTAACACgttctcgacgacgtgcgATGACGATAAACTCCAGGCCTACCCCGGCGCCATGACTGCCTACGGCGGACCCATTCTGTATCTTGCCGTCCAAGCCATGCTGCTTTTCGGACTTGTCATTTGGCTCGAGAGCGGTTACGGAAAACTTTCGACCGAGACGGCCGAACAATCTaaggaggtcgacgacgcggagaTTGCAAACGAGCTTgtccgcgtcgacggccctggcgagcatgccgacggccttcGCGTCGTGCACCTGACCAAAGCTTTCGGAAAGAACACGGTAGTTGACAACGTCACTTTTGGCGTCCCGCACGGGGAGGTATTTGCCCTGCTCGGGCCCAATGGCGCTGGAAAGTCCACCACGATCGCCTTGATCCGTGGCGATGTCGCGCCGAGCCGCAAAGGGGGCGACGTATTTGTCGAAGGGGCCTCGGTCAACAAGAATCGGGCGCTCGCGCGTCAGAACCTCGGAGTTTGCCCGCAattcgatgccgtcgactccATGACGGtgctcgagcacctcgagcACTACGCTCGCATCAGGGGCATCACCGATGTGAAGCACCAGCTCCAGGCCGTGATATGCGCCGTTGGCTTGGAGGCGTACGCGAATGTCACGGCCCACACGCTGTCCGGGGGCAACAAGCGGAAGCTGTCCCTCGGGATTGCCATTACAGGCAATCCGTCGGTacttctcctcgacgagccctCCTCCGGGCTCGATGCGGCGGCCAAAAGAATCATGTGGCGGACGCTCGAAGCGATCGTCCCTGGCCGATCGATTCTACTCACCACACATAGCATGGAGGAAGCCGACGCGCTCGCGAATCGGGCAGGCATCGTGGCCCGGAGAATGCTCGCCCTGGGCACGACGGATGGTTTGCGCCATCGGTTCGGTGACACTCTTCACGTCCATCTCGTAAGCAGGACGGCACCCCACTCGAGCGAGGAAGAAATGGACCGTGTCCGTTCTTGGGTCCTCGACACGTTCGTAGGTGCCGAGGTGGACCAGAAGACTTTCCACGGCCAGATGCGCTTCTCCGTTCCGGCGTCCTCGGTGACGGCAATGACGCGACGAGAAttggccaaggaggagggTCCCAGCAATGCGAGCGGCGCTATTGGACGGCTACTGCTCATGCTGGAGGACCACAAGAGCTCCCTCGGAATCGCTCACTACAGCGttgggccgacgacgctcaATGAAGTGTTCCTGGCCATTGTTGGCCAGCATGAAGTCGTGGAGGAGGGCTACAAGAGGGAAAATGGGAAGACGACACCGTGGTGGAAGAAAGCGCTGTGGAAATCTTGA
- a CDS encoding queuine tRNA-ribosyltransferase: MLGFGKMAANISSSPALTFELIARCSTTRARASNLTLPHGPVQLPMFMPVATQASLKGLTPQQLEETGCRLCLNNTYHLGLKPGQEVLDVIGGAHKFQGWNHNILTDSGGFQMVSLLKLAKITEEGVRFLSPHDGSPMLLTPEHSISLQNTIGSDIIMQLDDVLVTTSPDKARMREAMERSVRWLDRCIAAHKNPTRQNLFCIIQGGLDLEMRRECTREMLARNTPGIAIGGLSGGEAKVDYCRVVAACTELLPDLKPRYVMGIGYPEDLVVSVALGADMFDCVWPTRTARFGNAITKAGVLNIRNAKYANDFGPIESGCGCACCKSSGEEGGMGITRAYVNHNACKETVAAHLLTIHNVWYQLNLMKEVRQAIIEDRFPAYIREFFAGLYASKTEYPAWAVGALQSVGVDLTIE; encoded by the exons ATGCTGGGGTTCGGGAAAATGGCTGCCAACAtttcctcctctcccgctCTCACGTTTGAGCTCATCGCTCGCTGCTCG ACCACTCGCGCCCGAGCATCCAACCTGACACTGCCTCATGGGCCCGTCCAACTTCCCATGTTCATGCCAGTGGCGACTCAGGCGTCGTTGAAAGGACTTACTCCtcagcagctcgaggagacgggTTGCCGGTTATGCTTGAACAACACGTATCACCTGGGTCTCAAGCCCGGTCAGGAAGTACTCGACGTGATAGGCGGAGCGCATAAGTTTCAGGGCTGGAATCACAACATACTGACGGATAGCGGAGG CTTTCAGATGGTCAGCTTGCTCAAGCTTGCGAAGATCACAGAAGAGGGCGTGCGCTTCCTCAGTCCTCATGACGGGTCGCCTATGCTCCTCACGCCGGAGCACTCCATCTCCCTCCAGAACACGATTGGGAGCGACATCATCATGCAACTCGACGACGTGCTGGTCACGACGTCGCCCGACAAGGCACGGATGCGCGAGGCCATGGAGAGGAGCGTGCGGTGGCTGGACCGATGCATCGCGGCACACAAGAACCCCACGCGTCAAAATTTATTTTGCATCATCCagggcggcctcgacctcgagatGCGGCGGGAGTGCACGCGGGAGATGCTGGCGCGCAACACGCcgggcatcgccatcggcggcttgagcggcggcgaagccaaGGTGGACTACTGTCGTGTCGTGGCGGCGTGCACGGAACTTCTGCCGGATCTGAAGCCGCGCTACGTGATGGGGATTGGGTATCCCGAGGATCTCGTCGTCAGCGTGGCGCTCGGGGCCGACATGTTCGACTGCGTGTGGCCGACGCGGACGGCGCGGTTCGGCAACGCCATCACGAAAGCGGGCGTCTTGAACATCCGAAACGCGAAATACGCAAACGACTTTGGGCCGATCGAGTCGGGGTGCGGCTGCGCGTGCTGCAAGTCTagcggggaggaggggggcaTGGGCATCACGCGGGCGTACGTGAACCACAACGCTTGCAAGGAGACGGTAGCGGCACATCTGCTTACGATACACAACGTGTGGTACCAGCTCAACCTGATGAAGGAAGTGCGGCAGGCCATCATTGAAGATCGGTTCCCGGCGTACATTCGAGAGTTTTTTGCGGGCTTGTACGCGAGCAAAACGGAGTATCCGGCATGGGCGGTGGGAGCATTGCAGAGCGTCGGCGTTGACTTAACGATAGAATAG
- a CDS encoding histone deacetylase HosB, with amino-acid sequence MSLPLGASRRLSTTNATPDDDGLTQSLSQLSLTNQPSVNKSPRPKPASVPLHPSSRRSSASTSACPEQPPQSPSSAQLSRVTPHVASPPLLRKTSTSSLQSTSSVGTARPASRRSSLANVWSPSSSSSQLGKPPQKEEKPAVTANSVARDYFKSELEVHHGPTPTRHTKTIVILNDAVYGHRFSRPRTSRNALSTIVERPERIKACVMGISMAYVRLGGRHSEGPFPIQPTRDVGSLPSVPFRIRKTTNRLPLTSPAVTNVHGTKWMNVLKDMCLSAESKLAMGGKELKRTRGSDDGPGQKLHEGDLYLCSESLEAIEGALGSVCEAVDTVFTTPFRRAFVGVRPPGHHCSASQPSGFCWVNNVHVGIMHGILTHGLTHAAIIDFDLHHGDGSQAITWQHNARATAAAKNSSAWKKTSIGYFSLHDINSYPCEMGDEEKVKNASLCIDNAHGQSVWNVHLHSWKSEKDFWVLYETRYKMLLEKTRVYLRNQADRLKALNQPAKAAIFFSAGFDASEWESAGMQRHQVNVPTEFYARLSQDVVKLAAEEGLHVDGRVISVLEGGYSDRALSSGIFSHLSGLVESQTAADVQTEADESPASVHSYDRSWWSSAALDKLEQPFVPPSPPRKARSALSTFSSPTQAATAKAADPARMRRTLSGVSTLTVIERPTSPTPPDVPWVVATQELCKLLIPTDRQTDSCKAEELNAEASKARRDRHSILMGIPPPAEQSSRPTSRMALRERRAKATGPVNEEGNGNIKTRRKNAEMDMFASPEKPSKHSPPSRPFAAQSSQGYSGTSIALELAREETAASLPESDSDPNRPASASSSRAQSGSKTTVKKPRSAAVTRKEVVSHARSPRKAPTATRNGPATAPGAATSDADTTLDAVTTGIKKIKINLITKSQREARERAKLEAEKDSPKMGGLDPSGPPSMLRKPMVISDSPTKLSAGKAPMQHAAFAAPCAQEAASISGESRIPVGEPCSPRTTTFCEQRSSGPSEDIDSIIGIPASDGSQLFVSYQPEGPDPIPIAQEVPLHWLPPNESTPSAKARVVVPYAKNNGLFHYSSGIPFAPRQEDTTAKLEPDASTGASLVTKVDDKPGSVWDVPETPRK; translated from the exons ATGTCGTTACCCTTGGGCGCCTCACGGCGGCTGTCAACTACGAACGCCACccccgatgacgacggcctcaCTCAGTCGCTCAGCCAGCTGTCGCTGACAAACCAACCCTCCGTCAACAAATCACCACGACCGAAACCCGCGTCCGTGCCACTGCATCCATCCTCTCgccgctcctcggcctcgacctcggcatgCCCTGAACAGCCACCCCAAAGTCCGTCAAGTGCCCAACTTTCTCGAGTCACGCCCCATGTTGCATCGCCTCCCCTGCTGCGCAAGACGTCCACGAGCTCCTTGCAGTCAACCAGCAGTGTTGGCACGGCACGGCCCGCATCGCGTCGCTCCAGCTTGGCCAACGTTTGGTCCCCCTCCTCGAGTTCCTCTCAATTGGGCAAGCCACCCCAGAAAGAGGAGAAGCCGGCTGTGACGGCAAACTCGGTCGCCAGGGATTACTTTAAGTCTGAGCTGGAAGTCCATCATGGGCCGACGCCAACGCGCCATACGAAAACCATCGTCATACTCAACGATGCCGTCTATGGCCACCGGTTCTCCCGGCCACGGACCTCGCGCAACGCTCTCAGCACCATCGTCGAACGGCCCGAGAGAATCAAGGCTTGCGTGATGGGAATATCGATGGCATATGTGCGCCTGGGCGGTCGCCACAGCGAAGGCCCATTTCCGATTCAGCCGACAAGAGACGTTGGCTCCCTGCCGAGCGTACCATTTCGCATTCGCAAGACGACGAACCGATTACCCTTGACTTCTCCCGCCGTCACGAATGTCCATGGCACGAAATGGATGAACGTGCTGAAGGACATGTGTCTCTCGGCTGAATCGAAACTCGCCATGGGCGGTAAGGAACTGAAGCGGACCCGGGGTTCCGATGACGGCCCTGGCCAAAAGCTGCACGAGGGCGACCTGTATCTGTGTTCAGAATCGCTCGAGGCCATTGAGGGCGCGCTGGGATCCGTCTGCGAAGCAGTCGACACCGTTTTCACCACTCCATTTCGAAGGGCCTTCGTTGGTGTAAGGCCGCCAGGACATCATTGTTCGGCCTCACAACCATCCGGATTCTGCTGGGTGAATAACGTGCACGTCGGCATCATGCACGGCATTCTTACCCACGGCCTTACGCATGCAGCCATCATCGACTTTGACCTTCATCATGGCGACGGATCTCAGGCGATCACCTGGCAGCACAACGCCCGGGCTACCGCAGCGGCCAAGAACTCGTCGGCGTGGAAGAAGACGTCGATAGGCTACTTCAGCCTGCATGACATCAACTCCTATCCCTGCGAGATGGGTGATGAGGAAAAGGTCAAGAATGCAAGCCTCTGCATCGACAATGCCCATGGCCAGTCGGTCTGGAATGTCCACCTGCATTCGTGGAAGAGCGAGAAAGACTTTTGGGTCCTCTACGAGACCAGATACAAGATGCTCCTGGAAAAGACCCGAGTCTATCTGCGGAACCAGGCTGACAGACTCAAGGCCCTGAACCAAccggccaaggccgccattttcttctccgccggcttcgacgcgAGCGAGTGGGAGAGCGCCGGGATGCAGCGGCACCAGGTCAATGTTCCGACAGAATTTTACGCTAGACTCTCTCAAGATGTGGTCAAGCTCGCCGCAGAGGAGGGCTTGCACGTGGATGGGCGCGTCATCAGCGTCCTGGAAGGTGGGTACAGCGACAGAGCCTTGTCTTCTGGAATCTTCAGTCACCTGAGCGGTCTCGTTGAAAGCCAGACGGCGGCCGATGTGCAAACGGAAGCAGACGAATCCCCGGCATCTGTTCATTCGTATGACCGCTCGTGGTGGTCAAGTGCCGCGCTGGATAAGCTGGAACAGCCAttcgtgccgccgtcgccgcctagGAAAGCGCGAAGTGCGTTGTCGACGTTCTCGTCCCCCACGCAGGCAGCAACAGCGAAGGCTGCGGATCCCGCTCGAATGAGACGCACCTTGTCCGGCGTGTCGACCCTCACAGTCATCGAGAGACctacgtcgccgacgcctccgGATGTGCCGTGGGTCGTGGCGACGCAGGAGCTGTGCAAGCTTCTCATCCCCACAGATCGACAGACCGACAGCTGCAAAGCCGAGGAGCTGAATGCGGAGGCATCCAAAGCCAGACGAGACCGCCATTCAATCCTGATGGGAATCCCTCCACCCGCCGAGCAGAGCAGTAGGCCTACGTCGCGCATGGCCCTGCGGGAGCGACGAGCAAAAGCAACCGGGCCGGTCAATGAAGAAGGCAATGGAAATATCAAAACAAGACGCAAGAACGCAGAAATGGACATGTTTGCCTCTCCAGAGAAG CCGTCGAAGCATAGTCCCCCTTCGCGTCCTTTTGCGGCGCAGTCGTCCCAAGGGTACAGCGGAACTTCCATTGCTCTCGAATTGGCACGAGAAGAGACGGCAGCTTCGCTGCCTGAAAGCGATAGCGATCCCAACCGCCCAGCGTCCGCCTCGAGCTCAAGAGCTCAAAGCGGGAGCAAGACGACGGTCAAGAAGCCCCGGTCAGCAGCGGTAACTCGCAAGGAAGTCGTGTCTCACGCAAGGAGTCCTAGAAAGGCACCTACTGCGACGAGGAACGGGCCTGCGACCGCACCTGGCGCCGCTACCAGCGATGCCGACACGACTTTGGATgcggtgacgacgggaaTAAAGAAGATCAAAATTAACTTGATAACAAAGTCGCAAAGGGAGGCAAGGGAAAGAGCAAAGCTTGAAGCCGAGAAGGATTCGCCTAAGATGGGCGGACTCGACCCAAGCGGCCCTCCCTCGATGCTGCGGAAGCCAATGGTAATTTCGGATAGCCCGACCAAGTTATCGGCTGGGAAAGCACCTATGCAGCATGCTGCCTTTGCGGCGCCCTGTGCGCAGGAAGCAGCATCCATCTCGGGCGAATCTAGAATTCCCGTGGGGGAACCATGTTCACCCAGAACGACGACGTTTTGTGAACAGCGATCGTCGGGTCCGTCGGAGGATATCGACTCCATTATCGGCATTCCAgccagcgacggcagccaATTATTCGTTTCGTATCAGCCTGAGGGACCGGACCCGATCCCGATCGCGCAGGAGGTGCCCCTGCATTGGCTGCCGCCAAATGAATCTACGCCATCGGCGAAGGCTCGCGTCGTTGTGCCATACGCTAAAAACAACGGTCTGTTTCATTACTCGTCTGGAATTCCATTCGCACCGCGACAGGAAGATACCACGGCAAAGCTGGAGCCGGACGCCTCCACAGGGGCTTCCTTGGTGACCAAAGTAGACGACAAGCCAGGTTCTGTATGGGATGTACCTGAAACACCACGGAAGTAG